Part of the Limihaloglobus sulfuriphilus genome is shown below.
CTTAACCCCAATTTCTCACTTAGGTCTCGAAACCGGTAAAAATAAAAATATTTTCGATGTTTCTGGCCTTTGAGGGGTGTTTCGATTCTGGATTTGGCTTTGGTACAGACCTGCCCTATTGCATAGGTGAATTTCTATGCGATAATTTGGGTATGTATTTGAAAAAGCACAGGCGTAAAAAGAACGGTAAATGCAACACCTATTACAGTATTGCTGAGAAGCGGAAGGTCTCCGGTAATCGGCATGTGGAGAAGGTGGTTCTTTACCTTGGTGAGATCAGCGACTCTCAAAAGAAGGCCTGGCAGAGATCAATTGAGATAATCAACGAAGATAACAAACCTGTACACAAAACCCTTTTTGCTTTTGATCAGGACAACCAGAGCTGTCACGATGTTGATACGATACCGGTTAACATCTCAAAGATGAGACTGGAACGACCGCGTAGGTTTGGCGATTGCTGGCTGGCTTCTGAGATGTGGGATCAGCTTGGTTTTGACCGCTTCTGGTCAGAGCGGATTGATACAGACAGATCGCCGGTCGCATTCTCAAAAGTCCTCAAGTTGCTTACGGTGAGCAGGCTGATAAAACCTTCTGCCGAATACTTTGTCCATCAGCACTGGTTCAGCCAGAGTGCTATGGACGCCATCCTTGATTGTGATTTTGAGATTGCCGAGAAAAACAGGCTCTACCGTTGTCTTGACCGTATCCTTCCATACAAAGACGAACTTTGCAAATACCTTAAAGACACCTGGCAAGGAATGTTCAACCTTGAGTACGACATCCTGCTCTATGATATCACCAGCACGTATTTCGAGGGGCTATGCAAGCAGAATCCCAAGGCAGAATTCGGCCACAGCAAAGACAGACGCAGTGATTGCAGACAGGTGCTGATAGCCCTTGTTGTTACGCCGGAGGGCTTTCCTCTTGACTATGAAGTACTTCAGGGAAATACATCTGAAAAGACGACATTAAGACCCCTGCTCAACAAGATAGAAACAATGTACGGCAAGGCCAACAGGGTCTGGCTGATGGACAGGGGCATACCAACGGAAGCTACGCTCAAGTTCATGCGTAAGAACAATATAAGCTATCTTGTTGGCACACCCCGCAGACAGCTCGATGATTATAGCAGTGAACTTTCTCAAAAGGACTGGGAGCAGGTAAACAGCAGTGTTCATGTGAAATACATCGAAAAAGAGGGCGAATGCTATGTCCTTGCCAGGAGCAGGGATCGTATGCAAAAGGAGAGGGCCATGCGTAAAAGAAAACTGCGTAAATATCTTGACGGACTTGAAAAACTCAAGGGATATCGCAATTATGAACGTTTTTATAAACGCCTTGGGGCTTTGCAATCGCAGGCCGGTAAAGCTTATAGATGTGTGGAGCTCAATATTCCGGGGCAAAAGGAGCGGATTGAAGCCGGCGAATTCAGGTATCACATAAACCGGCAGAAATACCGTGATATGATCTATCGTGACGGCAAGTACTTTTTGCGGACCAATCAGAAGGGCAAGGATGGTAAGGCACTCTGGAATGAGTATATGCTGCAGTGCAACGTTGAGCAGTCTTTCAGAGAACTCAAGAGTGATCTTGGCATTCGCCCTGTATATCACCATAAAGAAGAGCGTGTTGATGCCCATATCTTTGTGGCGTTTATAAGTTATTGCCTGCAGGTGACATTGCGGCATAAGCTGCGGGTGAGTGCCTGCGGCCTGACCGCAC
Proteins encoded:
- a CDS encoding IS1634 family transposase, translated to MFLAFEGCFDSGFGFGTDLPYCIGEFLCDNLGMYLKKHRRKKNGKCNTYYSIAEKRKVSGNRHVEKVVLYLGEISDSQKKAWQRSIEIINEDNKPVHKTLFAFDQDNQSCHDVDTIPVNISKMRLERPRRFGDCWLASEMWDQLGFDRFWSERIDTDRSPVAFSKVLKLLTVSRLIKPSAEYFVHQHWFSQSAMDAILDCDFEIAEKNRLYRCLDRILPYKDELCKYLKDTWQGMFNLEYDILLYDITSTYFEGLCKQNPKAEFGHSKDRRSDCRQVLIALVVTPEGFPLDYEVLQGNTSEKTTLRPLLNKIETMYGKANRVWLMDRGIPTEATLKFMRKNNISYLVGTPRRQLDDYSSELSQKDWEQVNSSVHVKYIEKEGECYVLARSRDRMQKERAMRKRKLRKYLDGLEKLKGYRNYERFYKRLGALQSQAGKAYRCVELNIPGQKERIEAGEFRYHINRQKYRDMIYRDGKYFLRTNQKGKDGKALWNEYMLQCNVEQSFRELKSDLGIRPVYHHKEERVDAHIFVAFISYCLQVTLRHKLRVSACGLTAQAALETMSRIQMLDVTFETLDGRYLLMERYTEPEADQRLILHHLNMDLPLQKPPKIYSSQVKD